Proteins encoded in a region of the Panicum hallii strain FIL2 chromosome 3, PHallii_v3.1, whole genome shotgun sequence genome:
- the LOC112886261 gene encoding farnesyl pyrophosphate synthase — MAAGGNGAAGGGADTRAAFAQIYKTIKEELLADPAFEFTADSHQWIDRMIDYNVLGGKCNRGLSVVDSYKLLKGADVLGEEEMFLACTLGWCIEWLQAFFLVLDDIMDDSHTRRGQPCWFRVPQVGFIAVNDGIILRNHISRILRRHFKGKPYYADLLDLFNEVEFKTASGQLLDLITTHEGEKDLTKYNITVHRRIVQYKTAYYSFYLPVACALLLSGENLENYSAVENILVEMGTYFQVQDDYLDCYGDPEFIGKIGTDIEDYKCSWLVVQALERADESQKRILFENYGKKDPACVAKVKNLYKELSLEAVFQEYENESYKKLIADIEAQPSIAVQNVLKSFLHKIYKRQK; from the exons aTGGCGGCGGGCGGGaacggcgcggccggcggcggcgccgacacCAGGGCGGCCTTCGCGCAGATCTACAAGACGATCAAGGAGGAGCTGCTCGCCGACCCCGCCTTCGAGTTCACCGCCGACTCGCACCAGTGGATCGACCGC ATGATTGACTACAATGTACTTGGAG GAAAGTGCAACCGTGGGCTCTCTGTGGTTGACAGCTACAAGCTGTTGAAGGGTGCTGATGTTCTGGGCGAGGAGGAGATGTTTCTTGCTTGCACTCTTGGCTGGTGCATTGAATGG CTTCAAGCTTTCTTTCTGGTGCTTGATGACATCATGGATGACTCCCACACTCGCCGAGGCCAGCCTTGTTGGTTCAGGGTGCCTCAG GTTGGCTTCATTGCAGTGAATGATGGGATTATCCTTCGCAACCATATTTCAAGGATCCTCCGGCGCCACTTTAAGGGCAAACCTTACTATGCTGATCTCCTCGATTTATTCAATGAG GTTGAGTTCAAGACAGCTTCTGGTCAGCTGCTTGACCTTATCACAACTCATGAGGGAGAAAAAGATTTAACAAAATACAACATAACAGT TCACCGGCGTATTGTTCAATACAAGACAGCCTACTATTCATTTTATCTGCCG GTTGCATGTGCACTGCTGCTCTCTGGTGAGAATTTGGAAAACTACAGTGCTGTAGAGAACATTCTTGTTGAAATGGGAACTTACTTTCAAGTCCAG GATGACTATCTAGATTGCTATGGTGACCCTGAATTCATTGGCAAG ATTGGAACTGACATTGAAGATTACAAATGCTCCTGGCTAGTTGTGCAAGCTCTTGAGCGTGCTGATGAGAGCCAAAAGCGCATTCTATTT GAAAATTATGGCAAGAAAGATCCAGCCTGTGTGGCAAAAGTGAAGAATCTCTACAAAGAACTCAGCCTAGAG GCTGTATTCCAGGAGTACGAGAATGAGAGCTACAAGAAGCTGATTGCCGATATTGAAGCCCAGCCGAGCATCGCCGTTCAGAATGTACTGAAGTCCTTCTTGCACAAGATCTACAAGAGGCAGAAGTAG
- the LOC112886262 gene encoding protein ANTHESIS POMOTING FACTOR 1, translated as MAAALSQLDDEIVHGMAIGAVFTDYAGKINCLDFHRKEDLLVTSSEDDSIRLYNITSATLLKTTYHRKHGADRVCFTHHPSSILCSSIYNLESAESLRYLSLYDNRCLRYFKGHKDRVVSLCMSPVNDSFMSGSLDHSVRIWDLRVNACQGILRLRGRPSVAYDQQGLVFAVAMEGGAIKLFDSRSYDKGPFDTFLVGGDTAEVSDIKFSNDGKSMLLTTTNNHIYVLDAYGGDKKCGFSLEPSPNVTNEAAFTPDGQYVISGSGDGTLHAWNINTVQEIACWNSHIGPITALKWAPRRAMFATASTALTFWIPSQSS; from the exons atggcggcggcgttatCGCAGCTGGATGACGAGATCGTCCACGGCATGGCCATCGGCGCGGTCTTCACCGATTAC GCCGGGAAGATAAACTGCCTCGACTTCCACCGCAAGGAGGATCTCCTCGTCACCTCCAGCGAGGACGACTCCATACGCCTCTACAACATCACCAGCGCGAC GTTGCTAAAGACTACATACCATAGGAAACATGGTGCTGACCGTGTCTGTTTTACTCATCATCCGAGTTCTATCTTATGCTCATCAATATACAACCTAGAGTCTGCAGAGTCACTTCGTTATCTGTCATTGTATGACAACCGTTGCTTAAGATACTTCAAAGGGCACAAAGACAG GGTTGTCTCATTATGTATGTCACCCGTCAATGATAGCTTTATGTCAGGATCACTTGATCACAGTGTCAGAATATGGGATCTTCGCGTAAATGCTTGTCAG GGCATACTAAGACTTCGAGGTAGGCCTTCTGTTGCATATGATCAGCAAGGACTTGTTTTTGCTGTAGCAATGGAAGGGGGAGCTATTAAGTTATTTGATTCCCGATCATATGATAAG GGTCCGTTTGATACTTTCTTGGTTGGCGGAGATACAGCTGAAGTTTCTGACATCAAATTTAGTAATGACGGCAAGTCTATGCTTTTGACTACCACTAACAACCATATCTATGTTCTGGATGCATATGGAGGTGACAAG AAGTGTGGCTTTAGTTTAGAACCATCTCCCAATGTAACAAATGAAGCTGCTTTCACTCCAGATGGCCAGTATGTCATTTCAG GATCTGGTGATGGAACCCtgcacgcttggaacatcaatACAGTACAAGAG ATTGCTTGTTGGAACAGTCATATTGGTCCTATCACAGCTTTGAAGTGGGCCCCTCGTCGAGCAATGTTTGCAACTGCATCAACTGCCCTAACTTTCTGGATTCCCAGCCAATCGAGTTAG